The Psychromonas sp. MME1 genome window below encodes:
- the rdgC gene encoding recombination-associated protein RdgC codes for MFFKNLQVYRFTRPLEQDADALEKNLEEFKFKPCGSQDISKLGWVFPMGKSGAMFTHLAAKQILICLKKEEKMLPAGVIKDQLNERVEAIEQEQGRALKKKEKDTLKEDIILQLLPRAFSRTTQTFAWIDPETNLLYVDASSSRKAEELISLLRKTLGSLPVVPIQLKNPTDVVMTDWLVEGNIPANFKLEDEAELRSALEGGGIIRCKQQDLLSDEIKNHLSVDKFVTKLALNWADSISFIIGEEFALKRIKFADVLQEQNEEIDKDDFAARFDADFALMTGEIKQLIPAVIEALGGEQSL; via the coding sequence ATGTTTTTCAAAAACCTACAAGTTTACCGTTTCACTCGCCCACTTGAACAAGACGCCGATGCGTTAGAAAAAAACCTTGAAGAATTTAAATTTAAGCCCTGTGGCAGCCAAGATATTTCCAAGTTAGGCTGGGTATTTCCAATGGGTAAATCTGGCGCTATGTTTACGCACCTCGCCGCAAAACAGATTCTTATCTGCCTTAAAAAAGAAGAGAAAATGTTACCCGCAGGCGTCATTAAAGATCAACTCAACGAACGGGTTGAGGCAATAGAGCAAGAGCAAGGCCGCGCCCTAAAGAAAAAAGAAAAAGACACATTAAAAGAAGATATTATTTTACAATTATTACCGCGTGCTTTTAGTCGCACAACACAAACCTTTGCTTGGATAGATCCCGAGACAAACTTGTTATATGTTGATGCTTCGAGTAGTCGTAAGGCCGAAGAGCTAATATCACTTCTACGCAAAACCTTGGGTAGTTTACCCGTTGTGCCGATTCAACTTAAAAATCCAACGGATGTGGTAATGACGGATTGGCTAGTAGAGGGGAATATTCCCGCTAATTTTAAATTAGAAGATGAAGCAGAGCTGCGTTCCGCTCTTGAGGGTGGCGGTATTATTCGCTGTAAACAGCAGGATTTATTATCCGATGAGATAAAAAATCACCTTTCAGTCGATAAATTTGTCACTAAGCTCGCCTTAAATTGGGCTGATAGTATCTCTTTTATCATTGGCGAAGAGTTTGCTTTAAAACGTATAAAATTTGCAGATGTATTACAAGAGCAAAATGAAGAGATAGACAAAGATGATTTCGCAGCGCGATTCGATGCTGATTTTGCGTTGATGACAGGCGAAATAAAACAGCTGATCCCTGCGGTTATTGAAGCATTAGGTGGCGAACAAAGCCTATAA
- the phoB gene encoding phosphate regulon transcriptional regulator PhoB, whose product MATRILVVEDEIDIREMLCYVIDQHGYQCTEADSYSSAVKQLIEPYPDLILLDWMFPGGSGIKLLQYLKQDEILRKIPVIMLTARGAEEDKVRCLENGADDYVTKPFSPKELMARLKSVLRRVNPTSLDDTLEVGKLKLDPLSHRVSIAETAIEIGPTEFRLLHFFMAHAERVFSREQLLNNVWGTNVYIEDRTVDVHIRRLRKALLDHDYLVQTVRGAGYRFSVRT is encoded by the coding sequence ATGGCGACACGTATTTTAGTAGTAGAAGATGAAATAGATATTCGTGAAATGTTATGTTACGTGATTGACCAGCATGGCTATCAATGCACAGAAGCGGATTCCTACAGTAGTGCAGTCAAACAGTTGATCGAACCCTATCCTGACTTGATTCTATTGGATTGGATGTTTCCGGGTGGCAGTGGTATCAAGCTATTGCAGTACCTTAAGCAGGATGAAATATTACGTAAAATTCCTGTGATCATGTTAACCGCACGTGGTGCCGAGGAAGACAAAGTCCGTTGTCTGGAAAATGGCGCAGATGATTATGTGACTAAGCCTTTTTCTCCTAAAGAGTTAATGGCACGTTTAAAGTCAGTATTACGTCGAGTCAACCCAACCTCATTAGATGACACCCTAGAAGTTGGCAAATTAAAGCTCGATCCACTGTCTCACCGTGTTTCCATCGCTGAAACCGCGATTGAAATTGGGCCGACAGAATTTAGATTATTACACTTTTTTATGGCCCATGCCGAGCGAGTTTTTAGTCGCGAGCAGCTATTAAATAATGTTTGGGGAACCAATGTCTATATAGAAGATCGTACCGTGGATGTACATATTCGTCGCTTGCGTAAGGCGCTACTCGACCACGACTATTTAGTACAAACGGTGCGTGGTGCTGGATATCGTTTCTCTGTGCGAACCTAA
- the leuB gene encoding 3-isopropylmalate dehydrogenase, which yields MKTYNIALLAGDGIGPEVMKEAVKVLNLVEQRNKDVKFELNDVLFGAAAYFATGKSFPDETKAACDKADAILKGTIGLNHEESQKIPVDEQPERGALLPLRRRYNTFANFRPVFLPKGLAHFSPLKKSVIGEGIDIMIIRELVGGLYFGEKETGINAEGKRYVREVLEYDEDQIRQIIRVAFDVSMTRKKVLHNIHKSNVLKSSVLWNEIVAEESKNYPEVEVINILVDAAATYLCLKPTMFDVMVMENMFGDILSDQGGGILGSLGLMPSACMGPDKAYYEPSHGSAPDIAGKGIANPYSMIGSVALMLEMSFGMEKEAKNLWAAMQSVFEKGYSTSDLSKASEANLVTTEEFGDLVCVELAKMPVA from the coding sequence ATGAAAACATATAATATTGCTTTACTTGCTGGCGATGGTATCGGTCCAGAAGTCATGAAAGAAGCAGTTAAAGTATTAAATTTAGTTGAACAACGTAATAAAGACGTTAAATTTGAACTTAACGATGTACTATTTGGTGCGGCTGCATATTTTGCAACCGGCAAATCATTCCCTGATGAAACCAAAGCAGCCTGTGATAAAGCTGATGCTATCCTAAAAGGGACAATTGGTTTAAATCATGAAGAGTCGCAAAAAATCCCAGTAGACGAGCAACCAGAGCGTGGCGCATTACTTCCACTGCGTCGTCGTTACAACACCTTTGCAAACTTCCGCCCCGTTTTTTTACCAAAAGGTCTTGCACACTTTTCACCACTAAAAAAATCTGTCATCGGTGAAGGCATTGATATCATGATCATCCGTGAATTAGTGGGTGGTTTGTACTTCGGTGAAAAAGAGACGGGTATTAATGCTGAAGGTAAGCGTTATGTACGTGAAGTATTGGAATATGATGAAGACCAAATTCGTCAAATCATCCGCGTTGCTTTCGATGTCTCGATGACGCGCAAAAAAGTATTACATAACATTCATAAATCTAATGTATTAAAATCAAGTGTACTTTGGAATGAAATCGTCGCGGAAGAGAGTAAAAACTACCCAGAAGTTGAAGTGATTAATATCCTTGTTGATGCAGCAGCAACTTACCTCTGTTTAAAACCAACCATGTTTGACGTAATGGTAATGGAAAACATGTTCGGTGATATCTTAAGTGACCAAGGCGGCGGTATTCTAGGCTCATTAGGATTAATGCCATCTGCATGTATGGGACCTGATAAAGCTTACTACGAACCTTCACACGGCAGTGCGCCAGATATCGCGGGTAAAGGTATTGCTAACCCGTACTCAATGATTGGCTCTGTTGCGTTGATGCTAGAGATGAGTTTCGGTATGGAAAAAGAAGCTAAAAATCTTTGGGCAGCAATGCAAAGCGTTTTTGAAAAAGGTTATTCAACATCTGATCTTTCCAAAGCAAGTGAAGCAAACCTTGTGACAACGGAAGAGTTTGGTGATTTAGTTTGTGTTGAACTGGCAAAAATGCCTGTAGCATAA